CTGTTGTTTAATATGGCAACATTGGCAAGTTAGATAATGGTTTTATAAATGAAGTATCCCTAAAACTCAGACATAGTTTTGTTGGTATTGGTGAAAACACAGTATGCACTAACCAATATGTATGCTATTTGTTCCATCTATGTTATGGTAGCCTGTTAGAAaagttagattttttttgttatgaTTCAAAGAGCTCTTTAATGTAGTGTGATTGATTTTCAGGTACTACTGGAATTGTGGATTACACAAACTACGATGACATGAAATATGCTGTGAGTCACTTCTTCAGTTATATGGTTATATTTATTTCAAAGGAAATAATGAACAGCCTAAGCCTTTTGTGAGCTTTGCATTGTTGTGATTTTATACTTCTTTTTGCTGCAGATCAAAAAGCTTGATGACTCTGAGTTCCGGAATGCATTTTCCAAGTCTTATGTTCGCGTATGACCTGAATTggattttttaaagtatttttttcCCAATGCATGTCACTTCTATTGATATTTCTTTCCCTCTTTTTGCTCATACAGGTGAGGGAATATGATTCAAGACGGGACTCTAGAAGTCCTAGTCGTGGCCCATCTCATTCTAGAGGAAGAAGCTACAGCCGTAGCCGCAGCCGTAGCCGCAGTCGCAGTGACAGTCCTGTGCGGAGCCCAAGGTTTGTTCAACACATGTATTGGATTCTAAGATTCCTTCTGTAAAGATTTCTTCTTGTTTTTTTCCTAAATAAAACTTTTGTCTGTCATGCAGCAAATCTCCAAAGGGTAAATCCTCCCAACGATCACCTGCTAAATCTCCCGCCAGATCGGTTTCTCGTTCTCGCTCAAGATCTAGGTCCCGTTCTTTATCAGGGTATGAAATGTTTGAATGTGTACACACATAGCTATTAATATTTGACTGATGGCAAATCTTTTGAAGTATATTTTGATTGTTGTTTGGGTTTGATGCCCAACTTGGGCATTTAGTAATCTATTTGGAGTTTCTTAGTCTCTTAGATATTGTGCTGGGACTAAAAGTGTCCTCCTAAAAGAGGCATGTTAATAGGTTTCATGGAGGGACATTCTCTAATTATGGGTATTGATAATGAATGAAATAGAAGCAATCAGAGTTTCATTCATGAAACATATAATTTCAAGCATATATTGCCTCGGCAAAGTTTTAGCATAAACAATGTAGCTTGTACGGTTTTGTCTTACTGAAGTCAGTTGTCTTTGCCATCTGTTGTTTTGTGTTGATACTCATCCTAGTGAACTTAGTTTTGTTAAACACCCTTCTTTTATAAAAAGTGAAAGTCACAGAGCAATACCTCATTATgcgaataagtttttttttaaaactcaacTCTTGCTCTCTTCACATCGCCCTCTCGCGTCAATTTTTTTCATTCATGCATTGGTCGCGCTGTATCCGGAGAAACATGCCTCCCTGCCGGAATGTTCTCTTTCagtttccttttgtttttgtgAAAATTACTTTGTTTTTTCTTAGATATGGAAATTGCGGCATACTGGAAATTGGAAATTAGGGACTTGGTGGGATTTGGTTCAATTGCCTGCAACTCAATTTGTTGTGGAGGTATGATATTTTTTAGATGGGTGCCTTTGGATACCCTCATAGTACATTTGTTCTAATACTTTTAGCATGTAAATGTCCATGGGTGCTAGATTGGGAAACAACGAGATCATGGATTGCCATTTTAGCATGTAAAGGAAATTGGATTTGGAAATCTCCACCAATGAAGCACTAGGGTGCACTGTCTGGATTTTATGGTGCAATGGAAGATTTCTTTTCTCCAGTTCACTGGTGTCTTAGTTGAACCCCATGATGGtttatttttcattcatttttcatCAAATTACTATGCATTTGTTGCCCATAACTTTGCGTTCTTTTGCTTTCTCTGttgtgtttttttatattttatgatatttgtttttTTACCTCTCTTGGGTTTGCAATCTGACATTGGAGAGACATCAAGGCTGTTGGATCAAATTTGATAACGGGACTTGTGGATTTAAATTCTGTTGTTTGTGGAACTTTTGCAGATCACGGTCAAGGTCAAGGTCTCCATTACCTCTGGTGAGTGAATTTTCTCTAACTACCATTGAAcattaattttcttcttctcccttGTATTGGCTGAATTAGTGTTTTTAAAATCAACTCATGTTGTAACACGGCCAATCATGAGAGGGACTAGGAGTTCAAAACATACTTTTAGCTGTTGTCATTTGCATCGTAAAATGGAAATCTTAGCTTTTATATCATGTCATGCATTGCCACAAGAACACATGGGTGAAGTAGATGGTTCTCATTTTTCCTGTTATCGTTGTAAAACTTTCAAGAAAGCATTTGGTGTTTGGTACTCTAAGGTGGGAAAGTCGATGTATAGTGTGTTGAAATTTAGAAAGCGTATTTGCAGTTTTAAAGTTATGTGTATGGTATTTTGGGCATTCCCACTAATGATTTTATTTATCAGCGTAACAAAAGCCCCATAAAGCGCAGTGCTAGCAGGAGTCCAAGTAGGAGCAAGAGTCCAAGTAGGAGCAGAAGCAAAAGTTTATCCAGGTCACTATCTTGAGATCTTTCATCCTTGATGTCGTAGTtgcatttgttttaattaattttgtttgatACTACTGGCTTTATGCTCATTCCTATTTTGTTTGGGACTTGATCTGACAGGTAAGCTCTAATTGTTACAATTGAAGAAGTGGATGAGGGCGAGTGTTACAAAGTTTTTTCTAGTTAAATTTGACGTTGGCTGGGTTGAAGTTGTGGAACTTTAAATTCCTATGAACTGTACTCGAGACCTGTGCCTTTTGGCACCTTAGGCTATTGAGGAAATTGATGGAACTTAATTTTATATGGTAGTATAGTAAACTGCTGAATGTCAAACTTACTATTTAGTTCCTTGTTTGGATTTATTTTGTAATTTGTATTGGCTATATTAACATTATTTATAAATGTGTGGCGATACATTTGCCCAATCCTCTGTGTGCCTGATGGATCTAGTGCCTGTGTGGTTGAAGAAAAGTGGAGGGAAGGGAAACCAAATTTTGCTCTCCTTCATAATTGGTGGATTTAGAAGGGAACATACTTCATATAATTTTTTAActtaaatttcattttatttgacATATTCTCCAATATAATTTTATACTTATGTTAAAATTCCTCCCTTCACCTTATCAGTCAAACTCAACATATAATTCCTTCTCTTGGATGAACCGATCTAAAAAAGGATTATAACTTGTCAAATAACTTGAACCTATCCTAAAAAGGATTGAAACTTGTCAAATAGctttatttgaagcttttattaTGCTATACTTTTGCAAGTTGAAATTAAAGTGATACTTGTTTGTTAGAGAAAAGAGAAGGATTAATTAAAATGATGTTTTTTTGTTGCAAATGACCCATTTTGGAACAGTGTCATTTTTATTTCAAGAATTACAACAATTACAAGAATTAGAAAGCACGtgaaaaaaaaggtgtgggcATCATTGTCATCCCTTTACTTGAGATAAGAAATGTGTGATTATGGTCTGAATTTATCTAACGGTAGGTGCCATACAGAAACAAGTTGATTGTCAAGTCGCAACAACAACTGTGGATCGTGCTATGTCTGTCCTTTTTCTTCTCTTGTGgttgtgttttattttattttctatcaaCTCTTTTCATTTTAAAGTACTGTTGCTTTCAAGGGATAGACTCTTTCATCATTGAACTCTTCATTTATTACTCATGTTGtggttcatttatttattttgttgagCGTTCATTTAACCCTTCCTTTTTCTATGTTGTGAATTTGTGGTATACCACTGGGcaacaaaataaaataggtaaATCGGTTTTATAAATTAATAGTTGCAATCACTTACTACCTCTTTTACACTTCTCATCACAATGAATGCTCAATTTTTCTTTAAAAGTATACTAGTACTTTTTAaattaatgatattttaattgtatttttaattaacattatttattatttcatttctacattttaaaaatatattcaaatagTCAATTATTAAACATGTAACATGTTACACTGAAAAGGTTCCTTAAAAAACATTAGTATTCGAGAAGATAAAAGTAGACACCGTTGTTATTTGTAGTGGCAGAGTCATAAATTTTAGGGAGGTTTGGGCAAAAAATTTacacattatttttattaattttacaccctatttctattaattttgcccttaattttgtctaaaaaatttgtcatcgatattatttaaaaatttcacaccatatttttactaattttgtcttaattttgtctaaaagttactaattttttttactggtgttgtctaaaaatcgactattaagtGGGGAACATATGAAAGGAGAGGTTGAGCGCTCGGGTGCCTGGGCTCGCTGGGCTGTAGCTCCGTACCTGGTTATTTGTTTGTActgatatttaatttataaaattaatttttaaaaataattaaatataaaaaataatgtgattttaaatgattaaatgataAGTATACATTACAAAAAACTCTCCTCTACAGAAACATTCACCAAAATAATTTTCAccgaaaagagagaaaaaaaattctatataAATTCTAGAATGATTTATAGAATAGATTCATTGAAccttaaaacaaaaaattaaaaaatttattgaacCAACCATATTTAAACAGACAGTTGAACTATTACATTTACATTAAAGTAGGTGAAATTTGAGTACAGATTCATTCTTagacaaaattttaaataaaagcctaaaaataaatactttagtaacattatatatttttttcttttacttcttttatCTACGTAAATTCAACGTGTCCGATAGTATGTGAGGAGAACGCAGTTATTGAAAACTGTGTCGGTAATTATTACTAAccattttcattaaaattaaaatattaatgtatatatatatacaccaacCCAACACCGCAAACACAACACATTTCCAACACCACTTCTTGTGGTTCAGAAACAACAATCTCAAACTCAAAAAAAATGTTGTCAGAATTAACCGACGACATAATTCTCAACATCCTATGGAAGGTTGAAGAAGACCCTCGTGACTGGGCTCGTCTCTCTTGCGTCTCTTCCAAGCTCAACTCCCTCATCCATGCTTTCTGCTGGAAGAACAAAACCTCTCTCACCATCCCCTCCGAGCTTCTCTCTTCTTCGCAAGGTCACTCTCTTCTCAAACTCTCCTTCTGTTGCCCCGGTCCTCTTCACGCCGGTATCCTCTTCAACAACACCGCCGATTTCCCCGACGAACACCACCaccaactacaacaacaacaacaacccacCACCACCTCAGCAACAGCTTCATCCTCTCTTCCTCTTCAACCTACTCAACCGAATGAATGTTCTTCCATTTGGTCACTTTACGATGATCTTTACCATGACACCCTCTATGCAGATTCAGAGTCCCATCAACAACAAGAACTCCACGAAGAAGAGATTCGAGCTGGTGTTGTTGATGTTCCGGTTGAATCCAAGAAAAGAAAGGTTAGTGGTTCATTGAGTTCGCACTTAGCGACGGGAAAATGGACGCTGAGTAGAGAACAAGGGAGTAAACTGCTTGCGAGACAGTACCGTGATGATTGTTTGTATGTTTGTGATTGGCCTGGGTGTGTTCATTTGGAGGAGAAGAGAAAGTATAGGCTATTCAGAGGGGTGTTTATGAATTTCAAGAGGACGCGAGTTTGGAAGACGGTGAATGATTGTAGTAACAGGAAGAAAGTTGATATGCCTTGTGCTTTTTGTTCGTGTAATCATACTTGGGATCTTCACTCTGCTTTTTGTTTGAAGAGAGGGTTTGGGTATCATGAAGATGGGGAGCCTGTTGTTAGGGCTTATGTTTGTGATAATGGTCATGTTTCTGGTGCTTGGACTGATGTTCCTATGTACGCTTGATTGTTGTTTTGTAGTTTTTGTTTTCATGTTCTGTCTTTGTCTTTTGTTTGTTGGATTTGATAATTGTCATTGTTTGGTTCTCTAGTATATGAGAGAAGAAAGATCTCATATGAGACTAGGATTTATTTTCATTTCTATTTTGTATTTCttcattttgttattttattattattattctatcaAGTTTGTGTGATTTCAAGAGTTTGTCTTAGGATCCCATTTTGCAAATCCTACTTGTGAAATTATGATGCACATTCTTATATCCTTATGTTTGCACTTCTCAAATATGTTTTTCAAGTGATTATGCTAAATCCACTCATGactgattttttgtttgtttggatAAGCCAACTCATGAGTCATGACAGATTACTAAGATTTAGCATTTTTGTGGTCTTTTTATCATAAATTCCTTACTGATTTATTCTGCAATCTTTGGAAGATTTTGTAATTAGGAATCAGTGCTTTTAAGTTTCAACTTGGTTTTGGGGAATGTGGTGCCAAAAGAGTTGGTGACCCTAATAGTATTATTAGTATGTGATTTTGCTGATCACCAAACTCAACTTTTGTAACAATCTGTTCAGCTGTTAGTTCCAATCATATTTTTGTATGTAGTCTTTCATAGAGTAACGAAACCGAAGTTTAGGTGGAGATAGGCAACCACGTTCAGGACTGTTTTTGAGCGCGTGTAAGGCAAATTGTCgcacaaattcaaaatttaaggCTGTTTTTGAGCGCGTGTAAGGCAAATTGTCGCACAGATTCAAAATTTGTCACGGTTAAAGAGGGGCTAAAAATAGCCTCATAACATATTTGTCATGGTTAAACCATGGAAAAGTAAGGCTCAATTTATTTTTCGTAGTTAAAACATGATAAACCTATATCAAACATCCAAAAACTTAAAACGGCCTTGACAGGTAAAATGTCACTTAAAACAACTTTTCCAGATAAAAAGCCCTGacaagtaaaagagaaagtattGAATATGGTAGAATCACCTTACACACATTATTCATTTAAGCACACATAAGTGACAGAACAATCACATTTACAAACTATTAGTGTTTTGATTATATTAAAAAAGTGAAATAAACCTTAGTCTAGAGTCAACATGACATGGAATAAACAAgcataatgatttttttaaaggaATTCATGTTTTCTTTTGATGAAAAGATTAATTCTTATTGCTTTAGTATAATGTAGATGCAGCCAATGAGATCAATGTTTGTGTTTTGGCTTCTTCACAATCATCACAGTGCAATGAGCATGATGAGCACAATAGTCACTTACACTCCCTAAAACCGCCCTGCAAATAATAACAGATTTGAGAAACAAACACTTTGAGATTATTTTGATTCATTTGAGAATACTAGAACTGAATGAATCTGTACCTTTTTATAGCTCCATAACCATGACTACCAACAACCAATGTTGAAGCATGGTGCTTTTCCACAGCATCACAAAGAACATTTCTAGGATCACCTTCCACCGTTTCGACTACTATGTCTTTTACCTGATATTAATTAAACTAGTTATCAGATCATAATCTAAACATATGCATCCGTGGTGAACAACGACTCAGACACCAGACACACCTTCGTATCTTTTCTATAACAATATTAGGAACGCATATAACTATCAAAATCCAAATTCTAAAACAGAAAATGACAAgccgattaattaattaattaccgaTCTTTTCGTGCAGATTTCTTTAGCTCGTTCGATAACCAACACAGCAGTTCTTTTCAAATCGGCGTCCACAATAGGCAACACCTCAGAAGCTCCTGCAAAAACATTGTCACAAaatcaatatcatcaacaataaaaaattaacaacacattttcaaaatcaaatatcaTCAACAATCATAAATATTTATACCAGGTCCAACAAATCCAACACTAGCACTAACAGAAGGTTTGGCATAAACAAGAACAAGTTTGAAGATTGGATTTGGTATTGGTGCAACCAAATGATCCAAAGTCCATTCAAGAGCGTAGGTACTATAATCGCTGTCGTCGATGCCAACCACCATCACTTGCTTCTCCTGAGTTTGAGCCATTGATCTTCTTTTTCTCTATGcaacttcttcaatcttcaatgtaATGTTATCTTGCTTACCTATGCAAAAACCAGTGGTTTTGttgaatttattcaaatattCGGAGTATGCATGTATAGATATATATACAccacaataataacaataatgatGAAGCATTTGAATCGGGTTCCTTACTTAGCACGCAGATTTAGGGATTCTGTTCTATCTAATTCTAGAATTTAGTAGCTGGAAAATGAATGGACAGAACTATATAATCGTCACCAAACCTTAACAAAAAGCATCATTAGAGAATCAATGGTAGATATGTATATGTTCGTTTTAGATTTTTTCGTATAAAAATAGTAATGGTAGATACAATTTTATCTATAATTAggtttaaataaaacaaaatttagtTGAATTCAAATACAAGTTAAATATAGGTTAAATTCATCCCTTATCTCTCCAAATCCCGCCAATTAGTCTGGTTGTTCTCTTATATCTGTTagtcaaagttaaaaaaaatgacACTTAACATATATTGTGGTGTTTAGGTATTCTAATGTTAGAAATAGGACATATATGATAACTCTTTACCGCATATTCATATTTTAATGTTGGACTGAAAGCTATTATCATATAGATAATGTATAAAATTTAACTTGAATCGAAAATTATTTGACATGTCAACAAGATCCTTAAAGACTAACGTCTTACAAAATTTCATTAAAATCGTTAATTTTTATAATTCTCTTTTACATATTAAGTAATTTTTAATTGATGTGAAATTTTATAAACGTGATTTATATGATAATACATTTTAATTCAATGGTAAAGTTTGTTATACGGACATGGAGGGAGAgagagggagggagggagggagacAGAGAGCCACAACCACCTCATTGCTTTTTTAAAAGTAATATCCTGATGCAATGCAATGCATTTGCCATAAGAATGAATATTAAAAATCAATGTTTTTTCAAATAGAAGTTGAAAAATATCttgtattatttttgtttttcactACGCCATGGTCACTATAGTTCTTCACTACACCGCGGTGACATCTCTAAAATAAGGTGCtaccatattatttttgtttattgattaaaaattaattgtatataaCAACGGTTGAACATCCAACCGTGGTAAAATCATAAAGCTTTAATGGGTTCGAACGTCAACGTCATCATATATATTATTCATTTAATGTTAAGgcgtatcttttctttttttaattatttattatatttaaaatttaaagggaTATGACTACGGTTGGTACGTTCCACCGTcgtgatatatttataataaataaatacttatcAATATGGTTGGTAGATAACCGTTGTGAAATAATTTACCCATATATAAGCGAATTAACTCTCACTTATTGACAGTGGCGTCGTTTCCTTCACAGTGAAACACTAGcatccattttttttcttcttcttcgccATTAGGTgtgaatcttgtgcttcatacGTTAAGGTATTCTTCTTCGTACATCTTATTGTTAGATATTTCCCCATTATCTCATTTGTGGcatgttttttttgttgattaattGTTCTCACTTTTTCAGATTCGTCTTCACTACCTTAACAAAGACCATATTTTGGCTATGATACATATTGTTTGTGGAGCTATGAAAAAAAGTACAAGAAGCATTAAGCTATGATGAaaacttcatccaccttgtaCTTCTTCTTCATAGCTTCACAAACAAGATGTTTTTCATTCTCTGTTGACAAATAAGTTTGCGTTTTCACATGTTGATAATTTTCATAGTTATTGCAGGACCCAACAAGAACAACACATATTAGTTAATGAAGAAACAATAACGGCAACAAACTTCATCTAGTTTGAGATACAATGAAAAGAAATATAGGAAGTACGAAGATGTTGTGTAAGCTTCTTCctccttatatttctttttcattgcTTCACAAACTAAATGAATTTCAGAATTGATTCCTGTTCCATAATTAGTTTCAATAAAAGAAGCGTCATCgaaatttataatatatctttTTCATTGCTCACAAATTTATAAAATCTGGTTATGTTGTATGatgttgtttgagtttattatattctatgtagattgtttgtttctATAAAAGGTGCGTCctaaaatgtatatttttttatgttgttgcatgtatttgttgtgttgttgtatgttgttattATTGACAAATGTTCTGATCAAAACAAGAATAAGACTATTGTATATTCTTGAAATTCCTAAGTCTTAGAGTCTGTTTGTGTTGTATTTTGTTTACACCTCTGATGGTATATCAGATATAAGTTTCAAACAATTTTTTATCTCTTATATAGATTATAGGAAGTATCATGCTTTTTGCTTAAGCAtttgaagtctcttgcttgtgtgcttgagcattgaaGTTTTTTTCTTGCATGCTTGAGCATTTGGAAGTCTCTTGCTTTGTGTTTGAGCATTTGTAATCAAATTTAGTTACAGTGGAAATCCCTTGTAAGTGCAAGGGGGCTGAATTGTTCTTAATTTATGGGAGGACTAGGACAATTAATCGCGTCTTTCTTTCTATCTTCCTTTAAATCCGAATTATTATTCCGCCGCTATCATCAGACTCTGACTCAGATTCTAAATCCGGTGTTCAGTATATGATAAGAGAAtttaagagaaaaagaagaaaagtttaAAACAATTCAAGCCCCattcttgtattttttttctcACCTTCAGGTGTGAAGATTGAATGAGTGGAAACACGTTGATACAATAATACTTTCCTTTTCCGCGATTTCAAGGTAGTGGAAAGGATATCAACATATTTGTCATTTTAGGGAACATTTGATTTTTTTGCTTTCAATGTTGtattattttttagaatattcTTTGAATCATAATTTTGTCATTGGCTTAATATATAAGGAGATTTAAAACCCAATCAGAGTTCAGAGTATGTCTTCAAAATTTAGAGAGAGTGAGACTCCAAAGTCTATAAATATTAGAGTCCCGAGGCTTCAAAGAGAATCCATAATGAGTATTAGAACTATGAATGTGATTGTCTAGATGCGAAAACTTAAGAGTCTCTTGTACATAGTTTAGAGACGGTCTTTATCTAGAGCCCAAAGTCGTCTTGATCAAAGTCATTTTTCATCATTGTACGTCTAGAGTTTGGAATCCGCGTTGATTAGAGTCTCCATCTTCAGGTGTTGATTatctttagaatttaattttctgcagatCTTGACTTACTTCAGAAGTGATTCTTTAGAATCAACTTTGCTCAGAATCCATTTTGTTTAGATTTTGCATTCAGATCCTGCATACTTAATGAAACGATTAGTGTAGAAaatttttctttatcttttgttatcatcaaaacttaaggatTGTAAAAGTAGAACTAAACTTGTTCTAGCAACATCTTCTGAcataaattttaacaaaataagggTTTCTCATCCATTATCACTGAGGAGTGTGTAAAAAAGGTGTgtttggaaatgcatctctggATGCTAGAGGAAGACGAGCGGTGGTGAGACCTAACGATGGGAGGAACATTTCCCTTTTATCTGAGATTTTATTGGCACCTTCCTGTTTGACCCGAAATCCCCATAGACCCTATGTATTTACCATTTTAACCTTGTAAAATTTTAAAACTCATTTCACAAAAGCATTAGAgcatttcaaatattttcaaaatctatGGCGATTATAAGATTTTTCAAACAGACTATAAGACATTTCAAATTTATGAGAAGTAAGTATCAAGTTTTACCACGTGTTTTAGTTTATATCGGTTTTTCATGCATTGTTTTTAGAAATCCGAAAAAATACAAATTCCGTATCCTTTTTTAccagatttttcaaaaaaattgataaaaatgcATACATTATaccaatttttttgaaataaccGGTAAAAATGCATGCATTTTAactgtattttttgaaaaatctgtAAACAAGTAAGGTTTGTaccggatttttaaaaaaaaattggaaacagGTATGCATTTTTACCGTTTATTTAAAATCTGAAAATAGTCATAGTGCTAccggatttttcaaaaaaaccggcaggttaaataattgtgttttttttCAGTGAGGACCAAAGGATTAGATGGCATGATTGCTTCTCGACAATGTGATAGAGCTAAAGTTGTGGCAGCTAGGACTCGAGCGAGGCAAGGTGACTTAGAGGATTCACATCTCCGTGCAGGGAGAATATGTTGATAATGCCGACCATGTGACATTCATATTTTGGCATGTAGAGGCATGTATACAATATGCTAATCACGTGGCATTCATATTATGGCAAGGAGAGGTATGTATATGATATCTCGATAACGTGACTTAATTTATTATTCATACATTGAAAATAACTGATTCTTTTGACTTTGTTTATTACAGGACTGACCGCCGCTGAAGGTGCCCAACCACGGGGGAAAAATAAAGAAGTTATTAGATGTCAATATGCCACAAGAGGTCAAGGCGATTGTTGATGATTGCAGTCTTCTTCCATTGATGGACTGTTTGTTAACCATGCTTGACAGTTAGTTATTGGCGAACTTTATTGAACGATGACATAAGGAAACATCTTCCTTCCATCTTTCATTTGGTGAGATGACGATTACCTTGGATGATGTCTTATCTCCGTTCCATCTTCCCTTGGCAGGTAGTTTCTTCATCGCTCATCTCATTAGCCAGGAGGTTGCACATATTCCTACTGTCAAGACTTGAGGGGTTACTGAGGAGCTGGTGATAGAGCGATTTAGGACTAAGAAAGGTGCTCACTTTCGCCTATCTTATCTCTAAGGTAGGTATAAAGATCTTGTGCATAAAGGTATGTATGAGGCATTCGCCAGGATATACACACTACACCTTATAGGAAGTACTATCTTAACATATAAGTCTCATGTATATATCGACGTGTAGTTCATATGTTTGTTTAACAACCTTGAGCATTTCAATGAGGCATGAAGACGTGTTGCACTAACTGTTCTATATCCTGCAAGTGGAGACACAATTATTT
The Vicia villosa cultivar HV-30 ecotype Madison, WI linkage group LG6, Vvil1.0, whole genome shotgun sequence genome window above contains:
- the LOC131610833 gene encoding universal stress protein PHOS34, which gives rise to MAQTQEKQVMVVGIDDSDYSTYALEWTLDHLVAPIPNPIFKLVLVYAKPSVSASVGFVGPGASEVLPIVDADLKRTAVLVIERAKEICTKRSVKDIVVETVEGDPRNVLCDAVEKHHASTLVVGSHGYGAIKRAVLGSVSDYCAHHAHCTVMIVKKPKHKH
- the LOC131610832 gene encoding phytochrome A-associated F-box protein, with protein sequence MLSELTDDIILNILWKVEEDPRDWARLSCVSSKLNSLIHAFCWKNKTSLTIPSELLSSSQGHSLLKLSFCCPGPLHAGILFNNTADFPDEHHHQLQQQQQPTTTSATASSSLPLQPTQPNECSSIWSLYDDLYHDTLYADSESHQQQELHEEEIRAGVVDVPVESKKRKVSGSLSSHLATGKWTLSREQGSKLLARQYRDDCLYVCDWPGCVHLEEKRKYRLFRGVFMNFKRTRVWKTVNDCSNRKKVDMPCAFCSCNHTWDLHSAFCLKRGFGYHEDGEPVVRAYVCDNGHVSGAWTDVPMYA
- the LOC131610830 gene encoding serine/arginine-rich-splicing factor SR34-like, with translation MSRRSSRTVYVGNLPGDIREREVEDLFMKYGHITHIDLKVPPRPPGYAFVEFDDAQDAEDAIRGRDGYDFDGHRLRVEAAHGGRGTGNSSSRDRHSSQSNGRGGRGVSRRSEYRVLVSGLPSSASWQDLKDHMRKAGDVCFSQVFHDGRGTTGIVDYTNYDDMKYAIKKLDDSEFRNAFSKSYVRVREYDSRRDSRSPSRGPSHSRGRSYSRSRSRSRSRSDSPVRSPSKSPKGKSSQRSPAKSPARSVSRSRSRSRSRSLSGSRSRSRSPLPLRNKSPIKRSASRSPSRSKSPSRSRSKSLSR